A region of Oryctolagus cuniculus chromosome 3, mOryCun1.1, whole genome shotgun sequence DNA encodes the following proteins:
- the TAS2R60 gene encoding taste receptor type 2 member 60, with protein sequence MSYKTLQSNPTEAALETWRPSLFTGKQDGNYLILGYSAIDTKIIVLAIILLFLCLVAVVGNGIITATLGMNWLLQRTLSPCDKLLVSLGASRFFLQWVVLCRNIYVFLHPTVFPYNNVLRFLAIYWDFLSAVTLWFSTWLSVFYCVKITTFTHPVFLWLKHRVSRWVPWMLLSSVGFSALSTVLLFMGNQSIYQNYLRTDGQSWNVTGNNMRSSCEKFYLFPIKAITWLVPTLIFLICMVLLLTSLGRHTKKVLLSLSGSQDPSAQAHIKALLALISFAILFTSYSLSMMLTAAGIFPSQEFRYWVWQVLIYLCAAVHPFILLCTNHKLKAVLEKGCCSRNEASGAAADDHL encoded by the coding sequence ATGTCATACAAGACCTTGCAGAGCAACCCAACAGAAGCAGCCCTTGAAACCTGGAGACCCAGCTTGTTCACAGGAAAGCAGGATGGAAACTACCTGATTCTAGGATATTCAGCGATTGATACGAAAATCATTGTCTTGGCTATAATCTTGTTGTTTTTGTgcctggtggcagtggtgggcaATGGCATTATCACTGCAACACTTGGCATGAACTGGCTGCTTCAGAGAACATTGTCGCCTTGTGATAAGTTATTGGTCAGCCTTGGGGCCTCCCGGTTCTTCCTGCAGTGGGTAGTGTTATGCAGGAATATTTACGTTTTCCTGCATCCGACAGTCTTCCCATACAACAATGTACTGCGGTTCCTAGCCATCTACTGGGACTTCCTGAGTGCTGTCACCTTATGGTTCTCGACCTGGCTCAGTGTCTTCTATTGCGTGAAGATCACCACCTTCACCCATCCCGTCTTCCTCTGGCTAAAGCACAGGGTGTCTAGGTGGGTACCGTGGATGCTGCTCAGCTCTGTGGGGTTTTCTGCCCTGAGTACCGTCCTACTTTTCATGGGTAATCAGAGTATATATCAGAACTATTTAAGGACGGATGGACAATCTTGGAACGTCACTGGGAATAACATGAGGAGCTCGTGTGAGAAATTCTATCTGTTCCCTATAAAAGCGATTACTTGGCTAGTCCCTACTCTTATCTTTCTCATTTGCATGGTTTTGCTCCTCACATCTCTTGGAAGACACACAAAGAAGGTCCTCTTGAGTCTCTCAGGATCCCAAGACCCCAGTGCCCAGGCCCACATCAAAGCTCTCCTGGCTCTCATCTCCTTTGCCATCCTCTTCACCTCCTATTCTCTGTCAATGATGctcactgctgcaggcatttttcCGTCTCAGGAGTTTAGGTACTGGGTGTGGCAGGTGCTGATTTATCTGTGCGCAGCGGTCCACCCTTTCATTCTGCTTTGCACCAACCATAAGCTGAAAGCTGTGCTGGAGAAGGGTTGCTGCTCAAGGAATGAGGCCTCTGGGGCTGCAGCTGATGATCACCTCTGa